ATATATAGCGTTTCAGAAGCAATTTTGGTTTGTTTGTATTCCGCCATCGAATCCATGGTTTGCATATTATGCAAACGATCGGCCAATTTGATCAAAATTACACGAACATCATCATTCAATGTCAGAATCATTTTTCTAAAATTCTCAGCCTGCATAGAAGCATTCAAATCTTTTTGAACTAATGAAATCTTTGTTAAGCCTTCGACAAGCTGTGCCACTTTCGGATTGAATAGACGTTCTATTTCATCAACAGTTACAGGAGTGTCTTCAACAACATCGTGTAATAAGGCCGCGGCGATAGAGGTCGCTCCCAGACCAATTTCTGAGGCAACAATTTTTGCAACTGCAATAGGATGAAAGATATACGCTTCGCCCGATTTACGTCTCTGTTCTTTGTGGGCATCAACGGCTACATCAAAAGCTTTTCGAATTAATTTTTTGTCTGTTGGGCTTAAAGTTTGGTAACTTATTCGGAGTAATTCTTTGTATTCCTGCGCAATAGCTTTGTTTTCTTTTTCAATATCTATTTCTGTCATAACGGCATAGTTCAAGTACTAAAAATAAGAATTAGTTTGAACATACGCAAGGCCATATTATTGTAGATTTTAGAGTGAAGATTTTAGATTTTTGGAGAGATAAAATTCCAATTTTTTTAAATTCCAAATTTCAAAAAGGAGCGAAGCGATTTTTAGAAAATCAAAAATCAAAAATCAAAAATCAAAAATCAAAAATCAAAAATCAAAAATCAAAAATCAAAAATCAAAAATCAAAAATCAAAAATCAAAAATCAAAAATCAAAAATCAAAAACCTCTTTGTCTTTTTGCTTCGAAAATTAAAATTGCAGCAGCAACAGACACATTCATGCTGTCGATTTCTCCTTGCATTGGAATAATGATATTTTGAGTGGCTTCGTCGCGCCATTCTTGAGTTAAACCTGTTGCTTCTGTACCAACGACCAAAGCGGTTGGAGTAGTGAAGTTTTGAGTATGATATGAAGTTGAATTTTGCAAAGTTGCGCTGTAGAAATTGATCTTTTTTTCTTTTAAAAATGAAATTATTTCAGAAGTCGTTCCTGTTGCAATTTGATTGGTAAACAAACAGCCAACGCTAGAACGCACAATATTAGGGTTATACAAATCACTTTTTGGATTAGCGATTAAAACAGCATCTAAATTAGCTGCATCAGCAGTACGTAAAACAGCACCAATATTGCCTGGTTTTTCTAAAGATTCTACCACTAAAATCAATGGATTTTTAGATAATTTTAAATCTGATAATTTCAATGATTTGGTTCTCGCAACAGCTAAAATCCCTTCCGTTGTATCACGATACGCCAATTTTTGGTAAACCTCTTTATTGATTTCTATAATTTGAAAAGAATTTTGAATCAGTTTATTGATTTCGCTTTCTGAAACTAATTCGGGTAAAAATAAAACCGTTTCGATTTCGTAACCGCCTTTTATGGCCAATGAAATTTCACGTTGCCCTTCAATCAAAAATGTTCCAGTTTGTTTTCTGGCCTTTCCTTTTTCTTGAAGTAAAACCAAAGATTTGATAAACGGATTTTGAATTGAAGTGATTTGTTTCATTTTTTTAAAGCTCAAAGTTGCAGCGTGGCAAAGGTACAGAGTTTTTTTCTTCTCGCAAGGTTTTTAAAACCTTGTAGATATAGCAGTATTTTTTTGCCACGAATTTCATAAATTACACTAATTCTAATTCGTGAAAATTCGTGTAATTCGTGGCAGAAAAAAAACTATTTCTCGAAAATTTCTTTGATCTCAGTTTCTACAGGATGATCCGTTTTGAAATCGTAACCCATAATTTTTGCTAAAGTTTGAGCAAACTGTTTCTGATAAAGTTGAGAATTTGTTTTGATTTCACCTTTTGGAACAATTTCGGGTCCCATTGCGGCAAACCAAATTTCAGATGCACCTGCTACATCAGAACCGTGATCGGTCCATTGCGCTTTTACTTTGTCGCCTCGGCCGTGATCTACGGTTATCAATAAAGTTGTTTTGTTTTTGTATTGTGGATCGTTTTGAACAAAATTCCAGATTTCCTGAATCCATTTGTCTACCTGATTTGCCGCATCTAAATACGAACGATATTGTGCGTGATGCGCCCACTCGTCGGTTTCGCCATAGGCAATATAAAGCACTTTTGTTTTTTTGTTTTTTAATTCGTCTAATGCCTGATAATGTGTAAAAACATCTAAACATTCGTCTTGGTGAAAAGGCTTATAGGAGTTGTCACGCATTTCGTTAAGCAGTTTTTGCGTTGCAGTTGGCTTATTTCCTCCTACTTTATCAAAAGCAGAAATTACCGGAAAACCACTTCTTTCTTCATTCAAGATTCTGTCAAAAGCATCCCACGCGCCAAAAGCGGCAACTTTTCCTTTTAGTTTAGATTGTTGATTTAAAAACTCTAAAACATTGACATTTGGATTGGCTTTGTAACCGTTTGAATTGACTTTCAGGTCAACATTTCCAGTCATAATTTCACTATATCCAGGATAACTAAACCAATATGGATTGGCTACATCAACTTTATTACCTAAATCTCTATTTCCGTAAATCTGACCTTTCGAAGCGATTTCAGACCAGAAAAAAGGCATTAGCTTTTTACGAGCTTCTTTGATATCAGAATCACTATATTTTTTATAAATGTAAGCGCTGTCTCCTTGATTGAATTTTTTATCATTGGCAATCGCAGGATCAATGCCTTTAAAGACTTCTTGCCATCTGAAACCATCTGTAGTGATAATAATGATGTTTTCTGTCTTTTGGGCTTGAGATTGAATGCTTAGTAAGATGAACAGAAATAGAATTGCTTTTTTCATTTTTTATCTGTTTTTATGTTGTTATTTTGAGATTGTTATTTTCTTTCAAAACTAATTTAATAAAAGAGATAATAGTAAATCCAGTCTTTAAAATAACCATAAGTTAACAGATTAAGCATGGCTATAAAATCCCTCTCGACTTAATCTCCAGATATTTATTAATAGCGTCAAGAGTAAGATTTTCTGGTTGTGTTAAGACAGAATGTATTCCGTATTTCTTCAATTCGTTTACAATTAATCGTTTTTCGAACATGAATTTTTCGGCAATTACTTTGTCGTAAACTTCCTGAATTGTAGTTGTTTTTTTATTGATGATGCTGTTTAATTCTGTATTGCTAAAGAAAACCACAACCAATAAATGGCTTTTTGCAATTCCTTTTAAATAAGGCAATTGGCGATTTAGACCGTCCATTGTTTCAAAATTCGTGTACAGAATAATTAAACTTCTCTGATTGATATTTTTCTTAATGTCAACATATAATCGGCTGTAATCGCTTTCGAAAAAATCGGTTTTTACGTTGTATAAAGTTTCTAGGATCTTTTGCATTTGAGAACCTCTTCTTTCTGCAAAAACTCTATTTTCTACTTTTTTAGAAAAAGAAAATAGTCCCGCTTTGTCCTGTTTTTTCAGAATCACATTTGATAAAACTAAAGAAGAATTAATAGCATAATCCAACAAACTTAATCCGTCAAAAGGCATTTGCATGACACGACCTTTGTCGATTGCCATATAAACCGACTGCGATTTTTCATCCTGATACTGATTCACCATCAAGGAGTTTCTTTTTGCAGTCGCTTTCCAGTTCAATGTTCGTAAATCATCTCCCTGGACATATTCCTTGATCTGCTCAAATTCCATAGTATGGCCTATTCGGCGTATTTTTTTGATTCCGTATTGAAATAGATTGTTTGAAAAAGCAATCAAATCGTATTTTCTTAATTGAATATAAGAAGGATAGGTTGGAACCATTTGATTATTATCAAAAGAAAATCTTCTAGAAATAAGTCTTAAAGGCGAGGAAACGTAAATGTTTAAAGAACCGAAATGGTATTCTCCACGTTCTGTTGGACGTAGATCGTAACCAACTTCTTTTTGCGTGGCTGCTTTTATTGTTTTTTTTATTTTGAAGTCACGAATCTGAAATTGAAACGGAATTTCATCAATAATCTTAACAGAAATAGGAAAAGTATAATGATTTTTAAGATGGATTGTAATTGGATTTAAATCTCCGTTCGATAATTTTTCGGGCGTAATTCTTTCTGCTTCAAGTCCTATTCGCGATAAATATAAAAGTAAAATGTCAAGTCCTAAAAAAGTAACCAAACCTAAAACCAATAACCAAACTGCATTATACATATTTGGAAAAATAAAGGCACAGATAAACAATCCTATAATGCCTATTAGCACATAGAAAAAGAAATTGTTCAGATACAGACTTTTTATGAATTTCATTTTTTTTGTTTCAAGTTTTCTTTTCTTTCTGGTTTAAAGTTTCAAGTTGTTAGACTTAGCAAAGTCAAAGCCATCTCACCATTCACCATTAAGGATTATCTCGGAATTTCTACTGTTTCGATAATCTGTTTAATAATTTCAGAGCTTGTAATTCCTTCCATTTCACGTTCAGGCGCAACAATAACACGATGCTGTAAAACAGGAATTGCAGCTTCTTTAATGTCCTCAGGCGTAACGAAATCACGTCCGCGGATTGCAGCAAAACCTTTTGAGGCGTTCAAAATAGCAATCGAAGCACGAGGCGAAGCTCCTAAATATAAAAAGGCATTTTCGCGTGTATTAACCACGATTCTGGCAATGTATTCGAGTAAGTTTTGTTCTACTCTAATTTGTTTTACTAAACCTTGATATTGCTTAATTTCATCAGAAGAAAGAATTGTTTTTATCGCATCTAATTTTCCGTGATCTTGTAAAGAATGTTCTCTCTGAATGATCAAAATTTCTTCGTTTAATTTTGGATAATCGATAGTGATCTTGAAGAGAAAACGGTCCAATTGCGCTTCAGGCAAACGATACGTGCCTTCTTGTTCAATTGGGTTTTGCGTTGCAATTACCAAAAACGGAGTTTCTAATTGATAACCAGATCCGTCGATTGTAATTTGGCGTTCTTCCATAACTTCAAAAAGAGCAGCCTGTGTTTTTGCAGGAGCACGATTGATCTCATCAATTAAAATCAAATTAGAAAAAATTGGCCCTTTTTTGAATTCAAATTCTGAGTTTTTCAGATTGAAAATTGAAGTTCCTAGGATATCAGAAGGCATTAAATCGGGCGTAAACTGTATTCTACTGAAACCAATGTTTAACGTTTTAGCCAATAATTTAGCCGTAATTGTTTTGGCAACTCCAGGAACACCTTCTAAAAGAACGTGACCGTTTGATAAAATAGCCACCAAAAGCTGATCAACCATTTTGTGCTGACCAACAATTACCGTTTCTATTTCTTTCTTAATCGTGTTTACGTGTTCTAATAGAGGCGCTAAGTTAATTCTCGTTTCAAAATTCACATTTTCGTTTGTGATTTCACTTGATGTTGTATTGATATCGTCCATAATTTGGTCTGTTTTTATTTTTTTAGCCACTGATTTAAAGGATTAAAAAGGATTTTTAGTCAATCCGCGGCAAACTATTTTAGTTAATGTAAAATCTTTTCTATTGCTTTGTTTATTCTGAGAAGGTCTTCTTCTAGACTTCCGTGATAACTATTTCGGTGGTCATTAATTAATTGCACCAAGTCTCGAATATCTTTTTCGTCTTTTCCTGTTTTATAATGTAATTTAGTTATAAAATCGTCATCGAGTTTGGTGGTATCAAGCAAGTAATCGGTTCTAATTTTTTCTAAAAAGTAAATAATCTTTTTATCAATAATATTAGTGTGATCACCTTCCTGATAATATAGATTTCCAACTGTTTTGGTAAATTCAACAGTTAAATTCTGTAACGGTTTTATAATCGGAACAATGCGTTGTTTTCGTTTTGCATTGAAAATCATAAAAATAATAATTCCGATTATGCCTAAATACCAAGCCGATTTTAAAGCGGGCTGACTCCAGATATATCGCAACGGAGAACTTGAAATTCGTTGGTCGTTAAAGCTTTTATTGTACCAAAAAATATTTCCTTTTGGAATATAGGAGACTAGATTTTCGGTGTACTGATAATAGTTTTTTTTCAGCAGATTGTAATTGGTAAAAGCTACTGGCTGCGTGTGCAGATAGAGATAACCATTTTTATAAGGCACTTCTATAAAATTGATTTGTCTTTTGTTTTTAGTACTATTTTGATAGCCTAAAACTTTAGTGTTTAAAGTGTCTATTTTTGAAAAGTAATCGCTTAACCCTGTATTAAGAGTATATTTTTTAGAGTTTACTTTTTTATTTGCCATCCAAACCGAAACGCTGTCAACGGGCATAAAATCAGTTTTTAATTCTATTTTTAAAGAATCCAGCAATACTTTCGGAAATACTTTCATACTTAGAAAAGCATTATTTCCGTGAGAAACAAAATATAAAATTTCTTTCATTGACTGCTCGTCAATATTATTTACTTCAGAAATGTTAACAAAAGTTCCTTTTATTTTATACGTTTCTACATTCTCTCTTGCATCGTATTGCGAATCTAGGTATTCGTAAGGAGTTTGTGTCGAAATTCTTTCTACTTTTTGTTTGAAAAGTCCGTCTGCTTCATGATCAAAAATGTATAAACCAAACGGAATTTTATCATCAACAGAGTACGTAGGCGTCCAATCAATAGGTTTTGGCTGTCCTTTGTCTACTAATAATGTTATTCCGAAAATTAAAACCAGAATAGCAATGTATATTTTAACTTTATTATCCATTACCAAAGGTTTTTAATGCTTTTTTAAATCTGTTTTCAGTCTTTCTAAATACTAGGTCGTCAATTTCAAATTCGCCGTACCAAATATAATTGTATAAATAAGAAAGATAGGTGAACTCTTCTTTATGAGCGGGGTTGTGCAATTCGTACAAATAATCAGAATTGGTTTTTTCGATATCCCATTCAATATAATTATTCTGCGCCATTACCTTTAAAAGCCATAAATAATAATATCGAATTGCAATTCTTCTTTCGCCCGCCTCGATGCTTTCTTTAATGAGTTTTTCAAAATCTAAAAGATGAATGTTTTTCTCTGCATCAGAATAGAATAATGTTTTTTTGTTGGCATTTTTTCCAAAAATCCATCTTCCTTCTTGTTTGGTTAAGGCTCTTGCAATAAAATAAATCAAAACAATTACCACCAAGACAGCAATTATTCTGAATAAAATAGCAACAAAATTTAGCGATGTTTTTAGGCTGCTGAAATTAAATAAATTAAAAATTTGCCTTGCTAGCCAATGCTTAAAGTGATCCCACCAATTTTTTTCGGGAGCTTTGTATTCGTAAATAAATTCTTTATCGGTATATTTTTTCTTGAAATTCTTTTCAAAATGTCTTGCTTCTACAGTTCCAGAATCTATTTGGATGTCCTTTTCGGTATATTTAATTGCAGTAATTTTTGGAGGATCTTCAGTAATAGGAATAGAATCCTGAGCCTGAGAAATACCACAGCACAAAAGAAAAGATAAAATAAATAATAATCTTGTCATTACTTGGTCTTAAAGTTTTTCGGCAGTTAAAGAATGAATTTTTTTGTGTACTATAAAAGGGTATATCAAGTAATAAAATGAAATTATTGCGAGCGTAAATAAGATAATAAAACTGCTTAGCCAATTGGGCATATCGA
The Flavobacterium humidisoli DNA segment above includes these coding regions:
- a CDS encoding phosphoglyceromutase, which translates into the protein MKKAILFLFILLSIQSQAQKTENIIIITTDGFRWQEVFKGIDPAIANDKKFNQGDSAYIYKKYSDSDIKEARKKLMPFFWSEIASKGQIYGNRDLGNKVDVANPYWFSYPGYSEIMTGNVDLKVNSNGYKANPNVNVLEFLNQQSKLKGKVAAFGAWDAFDRILNEERSGFPVISAFDKVGGNKPTATQKLLNEMRDNSYKPFHQDECLDVFTHYQALDELKNKKTKVLYIAYGETDEWAHHAQYRSYLDAANQVDKWIQEIWNFVQNDPQYKNKTTLLITVDHGRGDKVKAQWTDHGSDVAGASEIWFAAMGPEIVPKGEIKTNSQLYQKQFAQTLAKIMGYDFKTDHPVETEIKEIFEK
- a CDS encoding TrmH family RNA methyltransferase, which gives rise to MKQITSIQNPFIKSLVLLQEKGKARKQTGTFLIEGQREISLAIKGGYEIETVLFLPELVSESEINKLIQNSFQIIEINKEVYQKLAYRDTTEGILAVARTKSLKLSDLKLSKNPLILVVESLEKPGNIGAVLRTADAANLDAVLIANPKSDLYNPNIVRSSVGCLFTNQIATGTTSEIISFLKEKKINFYSATLQNSTSYHTQNFTTPTALVVGTEATGLTQEWRDEATQNIIIPMQGEIDSMNVSVAAAILIFEAKRQRGF
- a CDS encoding DUF58 domain-containing protein — encoded protein: MKFIKSLYLNNFFFYVLIGIIGLFICAFIFPNMYNAVWLLVLGLVTFLGLDILLLYLSRIGLEAERITPEKLSNGDLNPITIHLKNHYTFPISVKIIDEIPFQFQIRDFKIKKTIKAATQKEVGYDLRPTERGEYHFGSLNIYVSSPLRLISRRFSFDNNQMVPTYPSYIQLRKYDLIAFSNNLFQYGIKKIRRIGHTMEFEQIKEYVQGDDLRTLNWKATAKRNSLMVNQYQDEKSQSVYMAIDKGRVMQMPFDGLSLLDYAINSSLVLSNVILKKQDKAGLFSFSKKVENRVFAERRGSQMQKILETLYNVKTDFFESDYSRLYVDIKKNINQRSLIILYTNFETMDGLNRQLPYLKGIAKSHLLVVVFFSNTELNSIINKKTTTIQEVYDKVIAEKFMFEKRLIVNELKKYGIHSVLTQPENLTLDAINKYLEIKSRGIL
- a CDS encoding AAA family ATPase, with the translated sequence MDDINTTSSEITNENVNFETRINLAPLLEHVNTIKKEIETVIVGQHKMVDQLLVAILSNGHVLLEGVPGVAKTITAKLLAKTLNIGFSRIQFTPDLMPSDILGTSIFNLKNSEFEFKKGPIFSNLILIDEINRAPAKTQAALFEVMEERQITIDGSGYQLETPFLVIATQNPIEQEGTYRLPEAQLDRFLFKITIDYPKLNEEILIIQREHSLQDHGKLDAIKTILSSDEIKQYQGLVKQIRVEQNLLEYIARIVVNTRENAFLYLGASPRASIAILNASKGFAAIRGRDFVTPEDIKEAAIPVLQHRVIVAPEREMEGITSSEIIKQIIETVEIPR
- a CDS encoding DUF4129 domain-containing protein, translated to MTRLLFILSFLLCCGISQAQDSIPITEDPPKITAIKYTEKDIQIDSGTVEARHFEKNFKKKYTDKEFIYEYKAPEKNWWDHFKHWLARQIFNLFNFSSLKTSLNFVAILFRIIAVLVVIVLIYFIARALTKQEGRWIFGKNANKKTLFYSDAEKNIHLLDFEKLIKESIEAGERRIAIRYYYLWLLKVMAQNNYIEWDIEKTNSDYLYELHNPAHKEEFTYLSYLYNYIWYGEFEIDDLVFRKTENRFKKALKTFGNG
- a CDS encoding DUF4350 domain-containing protein — protein: MDNKVKIYIAILVLIFGITLLVDKGQPKPIDWTPTYSVDDKIPFGLYIFDHEADGLFKQKVERISTQTPYEYLDSQYDARENVETYKIKGTFVNISEVNNIDEQSMKEILYFVSHGNNAFLSMKVFPKVLLDSLKIELKTDFMPVDSVSVWMANKKVNSKKYTLNTGLSDYFSKIDTLNTKVLGYQNSTKNKRQINFIEVPYKNGYLYLHTQPVAFTNYNLLKKNYYQYTENLVSYIPKGNIFWYNKSFNDQRISSSPLRYIWSQPALKSAWYLGIIGIIIFMIFNAKRKQRIVPIIKPLQNLTVEFTKTVGNLYYQEGDHTNIIDKKIIYFLEKIRTDYLLDTTKLDDDFITKLHYKTGKDEKDIRDLVQLINDHRNSYHGSLEEDLLRINKAIEKILH